The Exiguobacterium aurantiacum DSM 6208 genome includes a window with the following:
- the accD gene encoding acetyl-CoA carboxylase, carboxyltransferase subunit beta has translation MTAFFKKPKRYMPLRQREPKIDAPQGLMTKCPSCKYMHYTKQLNENHKVCDCGYHFPLSADERISMLVDAGSFEKFSGPEVKTNPLDFPDYEEKLAKDRERTGIEEAVVCGRASISGHPFVVCVMDARFRMGSMGAYVGEAIASAVRQATAERLPVVLFTASGGARMQEGMVSLMQMANTSIALKQHDEAGLLYISYLTHPTTGGVSASFAMLGDLNVAEPGALIGFAGRRIIEQTIREKLPDNFQTAEFLLEAGQLDAVIHREQMRSFLHNMITLHGGGVDRV, from the coding sequence ATGACTGCTTTTTTCAAGAAACCAAAACGATACATGCCGTTGCGTCAGCGAGAACCAAAAATCGATGCGCCGCAAGGGTTAATGACAAAATGTCCATCTTGTAAATATATGCATTACACGAAACAGTTAAACGAAAATCATAAAGTATGTGACTGTGGTTATCATTTTCCACTCAGTGCCGATGAGCGGATCTCGATGCTCGTCGATGCCGGTTCGTTCGAGAAATTCTCAGGACCGGAAGTAAAAACGAATCCGCTTGATTTTCCAGATTATGAAGAAAAGTTAGCGAAAGACAGGGAGCGAACTGGAATCGAGGAAGCGGTCGTCTGTGGCCGCGCGAGCATCTCTGGTCATCCGTTCGTCGTCTGTGTCATGGACGCGAGGTTCCGGATGGGCTCGATGGGGGCGTATGTCGGTGAAGCGATCGCATCGGCTGTTCGACAAGCAACGGCCGAGCGATTGCCAGTCGTCTTGTTCACCGCATCAGGCGGTGCGCGGATGCAAGAAGGAATGGTCAGCCTCATGCAAATGGCGAACACGTCGATTGCGTTGAAGCAACATGATGAAGCAGGGTTGCTCTACATCTCTTACTTGACCCATCCGACGACGGGTGGCGTGTCGGCAAGCTTTGCGATGCTCGGTGACTTGAATGTGGCCGAACCAGGTGCGTTGATCGGGTTTGCCGGTCGACGTATCATCGAACAGACGATCCGTGAAAAATTACCAGACAACTTCCAAACAGCCGAATTTTTATTGGAGGCGGGCCAATTGGACGCCGTCATCCATCGCGAACAAATGCGTTCGTTTTTACACAACATGATCACGTTACATGGCGGGGGTGTAGACCGTGTTTGA
- a CDS encoding acetyl-CoA carboxylase carboxyltransferase subunit alpha translates to MFDPIKEVNEQLEKLRETAETKGIDLSREIRHLEAKLHRLEKDIYGNMKPWDRVQLARNPKRPTTLDYIERLFPDFIELHGDRHGYDDAAIVAGIATLDGKPVTIIGHQRGRNTKENMARNFGMPHPEGYRKALRFMKQAEKFNRPIITFIDTKGAYPGKAAEERGQSEAIARNLFEMATLKTPIVSVVIGEGGSGGALGIGVCDRLLMLENSTYSVISPEGAGALLWKDAKLAERAAETMKITAQDLYGLGIVDEVVTEVFGGAHMDVSLQSSLLKPVLTQHIAELMQHAQTELLNGRADKYHQIGTIGS, encoded by the coding sequence GTGTTTGATCCAATCAAAGAAGTGAATGAACAGCTCGAGAAGCTACGTGAGACCGCTGAGACGAAAGGGATTGATTTGTCCCGCGAGATTCGGCATCTCGAAGCGAAGCTGCACCGATTAGAAAAAGATATTTATGGGAATATGAAACCGTGGGATCGCGTGCAATTGGCACGCAACCCGAAACGACCAACGACGCTTGATTATATCGAGCGTCTGTTCCCTGACTTTATCGAGCTCCATGGCGATCGCCACGGCTATGACGATGCGGCGATTGTCGCCGGCATCGCCACACTCGATGGCAAGCCAGTGACGATCATCGGTCATCAGCGCGGGCGGAACACGAAAGAGAACATGGCGCGTAATTTCGGGATGCCCCATCCGGAAGGGTATCGAAAGGCGCTCCGGTTCATGAAACAGGCGGAGAAGTTTAACCGCCCGATCATCACGTTCATCGATACGAAAGGGGCCTACCCGGGTAAAGCGGCCGAAGAACGCGGACAAAGTGAAGCGATTGCGCGTAACTTGTTCGAGATGGCGACGTTGAAGACACCGATCGTCTCGGTCGTAATCGGAGAAGGTGGCTCAGGTGGCGCACTCGGCATCGGTGTGTGCGACCGACTGCTCATGCTCGAGAACAGTACGTATTCGGTCATCTCGCCGGAAGGTGCGGGCGCGCTTCTATGGAAAGATGCGAAACTGGCCGAACGTGCAGCCGAAACGATGAAGATTACCGCACAAGATTTATATGGATTAGGGATTGTCGATGAAGTCGTCACAGAAGTGTTCGGCGGAGCGCATATGGATGTGTCATTACAGTCGTCACTCTTGAAACCTGTATTAACACAACACATCGCCGAGTTGATGCAACACGCTCAAACCGAACTGTTGAACGGTCGTGCTGACAAATATCATCAAATTGGCACAATTGGCTCGTGA
- the pfkA gene encoding 6-phosphofructokinase → MNLKRIAVLTSGGDAPGMNAAVRAVTRKAIFEGLEVYGVYNGYQGLIEGDLVELNLGSVGDIIQRGGTFLRSARCPEFRTEEGRAKAVEQLKKFNIDALVVIGGDGSYRGAQKLTELGFPTIGLPGTIDNDIPGTDATIGFDTALNTALDAIDKIRDTASSHERTYVIEVMGRDAGDIALFAGLAGGAESILVPERPEDLSAIVERINHGVARGKKHSIVVVAEGAGSAEEIGKLIAEKTNSETRVTILGHIQRGGSPTAADRVLASRMGAYAVEILLEGKAGRVVGIRAGQMMDLDIDEALDHNKHTIDMKLIDLSNQLSI, encoded by the coding sequence GTGAATTTAAAACGAATTGCGGTATTGACAAGTGGGGGAGACGCTCCCGGAATGAACGCTGCAGTCCGTGCCGTGACCCGAAAAGCAATTTTCGAAGGTCTTGAAGTGTACGGTGTGTATAACGGCTATCAAGGTTTGATCGAGGGCGACCTCGTCGAATTGAACCTTGGCTCAGTCGGCGATATCATTCAACGCGGAGGAACGTTCCTACGTTCGGCCCGTTGCCCTGAATTCAGAACAGAAGAAGGTCGCGCTAAAGCGGTCGAACAATTGAAGAAATTTAACATCGACGCACTCGTCGTGATTGGCGGAGACGGTTCATACCGTGGCGCTCAAAAGTTGACGGAACTTGGATTCCCGACAATCGGGCTTCCTGGGACGATCGACAACGATATCCCGGGTACGGATGCGACGATCGGATTTGACACAGCGCTCAACACTGCGCTCGATGCGATCGACAAAATCCGTGACACGGCATCTTCACATGAACGGACATACGTCATCGAAGTGATGGGCCGTGACGCTGGAGACATCGCGCTTTTCGCAGGTCTGGCCGGTGGGGCAGAATCAATTCTCGTCCCAGAACGTCCGGAAGATTTAAGCGCGATCGTGGAACGCATTAATCACGGTGTCGCCCGCGGTAAGAAGCACTCGATCGTTGTCGTCGCTGAAGGCGCCGGCAGTGCCGAGGAAATCGGAAAGCTCATCGCGGAGAAGACGAACTCGGAGACGCGTGTGACGATTCTCGGTCACATCCAACGTGGTGGTTCCCCGACCGCCGCTGACCGTGTCCTCGCGAGCCGCATGGGTGCTTACGCCGTCGAGATCTTGCTCGAAGGCAAGGCTGGACGTGTCGTCGGTATTCGTGCCGGTCAAATGATGGATCTCGACATTGACGAGGCGCTCGATCATAACAAGCATACGATTGATATGAAGTTGATCGATCTTTCGAACCAGTTGTCGATTTAA
- the pyk gene encoding pyruvate kinase yields MRRTKIVCTIGPASEKLLPEMIEAGMNVARLNFSHGDYEEHGARIRDIREAARAAGKVVTVLLDTKGPEIRTHTFEDGKALLEKGKEVTIVSTEEIVGTKDRFSVTYEGLYEDVEVGSRIMLDDGLIGLLVVEKLPNRELRCLIENEGIIKTKKGVNLPNVKVNLPALTDKDIADIEFGISQDIDVIAASFVRRASDVVEIRQLLEKHDASHIKIYPKIENQEGVDNIEEILAISDGLMVARGDLGIEIPTEEVTPVQKELIKKCNDLGKPVITATQMLDSMQRNPRPTRAEASDVANAILDGTDAVMLSGETAAGDYPIESVQMQAAIAVRTERMLDYKNLLKDRQKRSEHTVTDAISQAVAHTAINLNAKAILTPTQSGYTAARTAKYRPEANIIAVTESERVARQLNLVWGVYPIVADTMPNNTDEMLVKASEAARHAGFVTDGDLVVISAGIPAATAGTTNMMKIHIVGHALANGRGIGERGLVGEVVVANNADEANAKAKDGMILVAPFTDKEMMPAIEKAAGIITEDGGLTSHAGIVGPSLRKPVIVGVESATATLRDGQMISIDPLTGKIYNA; encoded by the coding sequence ATGCGTAGAACGAAAATTGTATGTACGATTGGACCAGCTTCAGAGAAGCTTCTTCCAGAAATGATTGAAGCCGGTATGAACGTCGCTCGTCTTAACTTCTCACACGGTGACTACGAAGAGCACGGTGCCCGCATCCGTGATATCCGTGAAGCAGCACGTGCCGCTGGCAAAGTCGTGACCGTGCTTCTTGATACGAAAGGTCCTGAGATTCGGACGCATACGTTCGAAGACGGCAAAGCACTTCTTGAAAAAGGTAAAGAGGTGACAATCGTTTCGACAGAAGAAATCGTCGGTACGAAAGATCGTTTCTCGGTCACATACGAAGGCCTTTACGAGGACGTTGAAGTCGGTTCACGCATCATGCTCGATGACGGATTAATCGGACTCCTTGTCGTTGAGAAGCTCCCGAACCGCGAACTTCGCTGCCTTATCGAAAACGAAGGAATCATCAAGACGAAGAAAGGCGTAAACTTGCCAAACGTCAAAGTGAACCTTCCTGCCCTTACGGACAAAGACATCGCTGACATCGAATTCGGTATTTCACAAGATATCGATGTGATTGCAGCATCGTTCGTACGTCGTGCATCTGACGTCGTTGAGATTCGTCAACTTCTCGAAAAGCACGATGCGTCACACATTAAAATCTATCCGAAGATTGAAAACCAAGAAGGCGTCGACAACATCGAAGAAATCTTGGCAATCTCTGACGGTTTGATGGTCGCTCGTGGAGACCTCGGTATCGAGATCCCGACAGAAGAAGTCACGCCAGTTCAAAAAGAATTGATCAAGAAGTGTAACGACCTTGGTAAACCGGTCATCACAGCGACACAAATGCTTGATTCAATGCAACGTAACCCGCGTCCGACTCGTGCGGAAGCATCGGACGTCGCTAACGCCATCCTTGATGGTACAGATGCGGTCATGCTCTCAGGTGAGACGGCTGCTGGTGACTACCCAATCGAATCAGTTCAAATGCAAGCAGCGATCGCTGTTCGTACAGAGCGCATGCTCGACTACAAAAACTTGCTCAAAGATCGTCAGAAGCGCAGTGAGCACACCGTGACGGATGCGATCTCACAAGCGGTTGCCCACACAGCGATCAACTTGAACGCGAAAGCGATCTTGACACCAACACAATCTGGTTACACGGCTGCCCGTACGGCAAAATACCGTCCAGAAGCGAACATCATCGCGGTCACTGAATCTGAGCGCGTCGCACGTCAGTTGAACCTCGTTTGGGGTGTATACCCGATCGTTGCTGACACGATGCCGAACAACACGGATGAAATGTTGGTGAAAGCATCTGAAGCAGCACGTCACGCAGGATTTGTCACAGACGGCGACCTCGTCGTCATCTCGGCAGGTATCCCGGCTGCGACTGCAGGAACAACGAACATGATGAAAATCCACATCGTCGGCCACGCCCTCGCAAACGGGCGCGGAATCGGTGAGCGCGGACTCGTCGGGGAAGTTGTCGTCGCTAACAATGCGGACGAGGCGAACGCGAAAGCGAAAGACGGGATGATCCTCGTCGCACCGTTCACAGATAAAGAAATGATGCCAGCGATCGAAAAAGCGGCTGGAATCATCACGGAAGACGGCGGATTGACGAGCCACGCCGGCATCGTCGGACCATCGCTCCGTAAACCAGTGATCGTCGGTGTTGAATCTGCGACAGCCACACTCCGTGACGGTCAAATGATTTCAATCGACCCACTTACTGGTAAGATTTATAACGCGTAA
- a CDS encoding DUF441 domain-containing protein yields the protein MGAYLFLLLLVLIGVISHNQSVIIASSVLLIIKAIGFGDQLFPTLASKGIHWGVTIITIAVLVPIATGDIGFRELWNSIKGPVGIVAFASGIFVALAAGQGVQLMRVDPVVTTALLAGTILAVGFMKGVPVGPLVGAGIAALILGGYSLVEKWF from the coding sequence ATGGGTGCATATTTATTCTTGTTGCTGCTCGTCTTGATCGGGGTCATTTCCCATAACCAATCGGTCATCATCGCGAGCAGTGTGTTGTTGATCATCAAGGCGATCGGGTTCGGTGACCAATTGTTTCCGACGCTCGCCTCAAAAGGAATTCATTGGGGCGTGACAATCATCACGATTGCCGTGCTCGTTCCGATCGCAACTGGTGACATAGGTTTTAGAGAATTGTGGAATAGTATTAAAGGGCCGGTCGGCATCGTCGCTTTCGCTTCCGGAATTTTTGTCGCGCTCGCAGCCGGACAAGGAGTCCAACTCATGCGTGTCGACCCGGTCGTCACGACTGCACTCCTGGCTGGAACGATTCTCGCGGTCGGTTTCATGAAAGGAGTGCCGGTCGGACCGCTCGTCGGAGCCGGCATCGCCGCCCTCATTTTGGGAGGCTATAGCCTGGTGGAGAAATGGTTCTGA
- the citZ gene encoding citrate synthase codes for MSTTKGLEGIVAAASKVSSIIDGQLTYGGYTIDDLADHATFEEVVFLLWNDRLPKAEELKTLSEALVKEAKLPDDVIATLERAPKSANAMATIRTALSQLALYDEESEDMSEEANMRKAIRLQAQIATIVTAFARLRKGEQPVAPKQGLSYAANFLYMLNGEEPSEVAEKTIDKALILHADHELNASTFTARVCVATLSDMYSGVTAAMGALKGPLHGGANEAVMKMLHEIESVDKVEEYVRGKFERREKIMGFGHRVYKDGDPRAKHLKEMSRQLTAQIGEPEWYEMSEKIDHLVETEKGLKPNVDFYSASTYYALGLDEELFTPIFAVSRMSGWIAHILEQYADNRLIRPRAEYVGEAHRSYVPMNER; via the coding sequence ATGTCAACAACAAAAGGGTTAGAAGGGATTGTGGCAGCGGCCTCAAAAGTTAGTTCGATCATTGACGGACAATTGACTTACGGAGGATACACAATTGATGATTTGGCGGACCACGCCACGTTTGAAGAAGTCGTCTTCTTATTATGGAACGATCGGCTTCCGAAAGCGGAAGAATTGAAAACACTTTCTGAAGCGCTCGTGAAAGAGGCGAAGTTGCCGGACGATGTGATCGCGACGCTCGAGCGGGCGCCGAAATCGGCGAACGCCATGGCGACAATCCGGACCGCGCTATCGCAACTTGCACTTTACGACGAGGAATCAGAAGATATGAGCGAAGAAGCGAACATGCGCAAGGCGATTCGTCTTCAGGCTCAAATCGCGACGATCGTGACGGCGTTCGCCCGTCTTCGTAAAGGCGAGCAACCGGTCGCGCCGAAGCAAGGGTTGTCGTATGCAGCGAACTTCTTATACATGTTGAACGGAGAAGAACCGAGCGAGGTTGCTGAGAAGACGATCGATAAAGCACTCATCCTTCACGCCGACCACGAGCTGAACGCCTCAACGTTTACGGCACGCGTCTGTGTGGCGACGTTATCGGATATGTATTCAGGTGTGACAGCCGCGATGGGCGCGCTTAAAGGACCGCTTCACGGTGGTGCTAACGAGGCCGTCATGAAAATGCTCCACGAAATCGAATCGGTCGATAAAGTCGAAGAATACGTTCGCGGCAAGTTCGAGCGCCGTGAGAAAATCATGGGCTTCGGTCACCGTGTGTATAAGGACGGCGACCCGCGGGCGAAACATTTAAAAGAGATGAGCCGTCAGTTGACAGCGCAAATCGGCGAACCGGAATGGTATGAGATGTCTGAGAAGATCGATCATCTCGTCGAGACAGAAAAAGGGTTGAAGCCGAACGTAGACTTCTACTCGGCCTCGACGTATTACGCGCTTGGCCTCGATGAAGAGTTGTTCACACCGATTTTCGCCGTGTCGCGGATGTCTGGATGGATTGCCCACATCCTCGAGCAGTATGCGGACAACCGCCTCATCCGTCCACGTGCCGAATACGTCGGAGAAGCGCATCGTTCGTACGTTCCGATGAACGAACGCTGA
- the icd gene encoding NADP-dependent isocitrate dehydrogenase produces the protein MTQGQKITVENGALQVPNVPTIPFIIGDGTGPDIWNAAVRVFDAAVEKAYGGEKKIEWMEVFAGEKAFNQTGEWLPNETLDQIREYLIAIKGPLTTPVGGGIRSLNVALRQELDLYTCLRPVRYFTGVPSPVKRPEDTDMVIFRENTEDIYAGIEYASGSDEVKKLITFLKEEMNVNKIRFPETSGIGIKPVSSEGTKRLVRAALEYAIANNRKSLTLVHKGNIMKFTEGAFKNWGYELAEEEYGDKVFTWAQYDRIKEESGEAAANEAQSKAEAEGKIIVKDSIADIFLQQILTRPREFDVVATMNLNGDYISDALAAQVGGIGIAPGANINYVTGHAIFEATHGTAPKYAGLDKVNPSSVILSGEMMLRHMNWNEAADLIINAMEKSIASKVVTYDFARLMDGATEVKCSEFADELINNM, from the coding sequence TTGACACAAGGTCAGAAAATCACAGTAGAAAATGGTGCACTTCAAGTACCGAACGTACCAACGATTCCATTCATCATCGGCGACGGCACAGGCCCAGATATTTGGAACGCTGCGGTCCGCGTCTTCGATGCGGCTGTCGAAAAAGCTTACGGCGGCGAGAAGAAGATCGAATGGATGGAAGTGTTTGCTGGCGAAAAGGCGTTCAACCAAACAGGGGAATGGCTCCCGAACGAGACGCTCGATCAAATCCGTGAATATTTGATCGCCATCAAAGGTCCGCTCACAACTCCAGTCGGCGGTGGAATCCGTTCACTCAACGTCGCGCTTCGTCAAGAGCTCGACTTGTACACGTGCCTTCGTCCGGTTCGTTACTTCACAGGCGTGCCGTCACCGGTCAAACGCCCTGAAGACACGGACATGGTCATCTTCCGTGAGAACACAGAAGATATTTACGCGGGAATCGAATACGCGTCAGGCAGCGACGAAGTGAAGAAGTTGATCACGTTCTTGAAAGAAGAAATGAACGTCAACAAGATCCGTTTCCCGGAAACGTCAGGAATCGGGATCAAGCCGGTTTCTTCGGAAGGGACGAAACGTCTCGTTCGAGCGGCACTTGAATATGCGATCGCGAACAACCGCAAATCGCTCACGCTCGTCCATAAAGGAAACATCATGAAGTTCACAGAAGGCGCCTTCAAAAACTGGGGCTATGAGCTCGCGGAAGAAGAGTATGGCGATAAAGTGTTCACATGGGCACAATACGACCGCATCAAAGAAGAGTCTGGTGAGGCGGCTGCGAATGAAGCCCAGTCGAAGGCTGAGGCGGAAGGCAAGATCATCGTGAAAGATTCGATCGCAGATATCTTCCTCCAGCAGATTTTGACACGCCCACGCGAGTTCGACGTCGTCGCGACGATGAACTTGAACGGGGACTACATCTCAGATGCCCTCGCTGCTCAAGTCGGTGGAATCGGTATCGCGCCTGGTGCGAACATTAACTATGTGACAGGCCATGCGATATTCGAAGCGACACACGGCACGGCACCGAAGTATGCGGGCCTCGACAAAGTGAACCCGTCATCGGTCATCTTGTCAGGTGAGATGATGCTTCGTCACATGAACTGGAACGAAGCGGCAGACCTCATCATCAATGCGATGGAGAAATCGATCGCCTCGAAAGTCGTCACGTACGATTTCGCCCGTCTCATGGACGGTGCGACAGAAGTGAAGTGTTCAGAGTTTGCGGATGAACTGATCAACAACATGTAA
- the mdh gene encoding malate dehydrogenase: protein MIRRNKISVIGSGFTGATTALYLAQKELGDVVLLDMKEMENPTKGKALDMQETAPIQGFDAWITGTSDYADTANSDIVVITAGIARKPGMSRDDLVSTNAKVMRAVTKEVARYSPEAILIVLTNPVDAMTYAAFKESGFPKERVIGQSGVLDTARFRTFVAAELNVSVKDVSGFVLGGHGDDMVPLIRYSYAGGIPLEKLLPADRIEAIVNRTRKGGGEIVQLLGNGSAYYAPAAAIVEMVEAILKDQRRILPAIAYLEGEYGFEDLYLGVPTILGANGIERVLELELTEEETAALKRSADSVRSVLNVLT, encoded by the coding sequence ATGATTCGACGCAATAAGATTTCGGTCATCGGTAGCGGCTTCACGGGGGCCACGACGGCACTGTATTTGGCTCAAAAAGAGTTAGGTGACGTCGTCCTTCTCGATATGAAAGAGATGGAGAACCCGACGAAAGGGAAAGCGCTCGATATGCAAGAGACGGCGCCGATCCAAGGGTTTGACGCGTGGATCACAGGGACGTCGGATTACGCCGATACGGCTAATTCGGACATCGTCGTCATCACGGCCGGCATTGCGCGTAAGCCTGGCATGAGTCGGGACGACCTCGTCTCGACGAACGCGAAGGTGATGCGGGCGGTCACGAAAGAAGTGGCCCGCTATTCACCGGAAGCGATTTTGATCGTCTTGACGAATCCGGTCGATGCGATGACGTATGCCGCGTTCAAAGAGTCGGGCTTCCCGAAAGAACGTGTCATCGGCCAATCGGGCGTGCTCGATACGGCTCGGTTCCGCACGTTCGTCGCCGCCGAGTTGAACGTGTCGGTGAAAGACGTGTCCGGCTTTGTCCTCGGCGGACATGGCGACGACATGGTGCCGCTCATTCGTTACTCGTACGCCGGAGGCATCCCGCTCGAGAAACTGTTACCGGCCGACCGGATTGAAGCGATCGTCAATCGGACGCGTAAAGGCGGCGGTGAGATCGTGCAACTCCTCGGTAACGGCTCGGCCTACTATGCGCCGGCAGCCGCCATCGTCGAGATGGTCGAGGCAATCTTAAAAGACCAGCGTCGCATCTTACCGGCGATCGCTTACCTCGAAGGGGAGTACGGCTTCGAAGATCTTTATCTCGGCGTGCCGACGATTCTCGGGGCGAACGGAATTGAACGTGTGCTCGAACTCGAATTGACGGAAGAAGAGACGGCGGCGTTGAAACGCTCAGCCGACTCGGTCCGTTCGGTTTTGAACGTCCTTACATGA
- a CDS encoding response regulator transcription factor, with amino-acid sequence MADKVIVVDDEVSIATLLKFNLEQAGFEVETAHDGKTGLELAEKQDAVLIVLDLMLPEMDGLEVCKRLRQQKVNTPILMLTAKDDEFDKVLGLELGADDYLTKPFSPREVVARVKAILRRSTPAEVAAGDQDAIEIGDVKIVPSNYEVFKKGERLELTPKEFELLAYLAKNKGRVLTRDQLLSAIWNYDFVGDTRIVDVHISHLREKIEPVTKKPTYIKTIRGLGYKMEEPMAE; translated from the coding sequence GTGGCCGATAAAGTGATTGTCGTCGATGATGAAGTATCGATTGCGACGTTATTGAAGTTTAATTTAGAACAAGCCGGTTTCGAAGTGGAGACCGCCCATGATGGTAAGACCGGGCTCGAACTTGCCGAAAAACAAGATGCCGTACTCATCGTCCTCGATTTGATGTTGCCGGAAATGGATGGTCTTGAAGTGTGTAAACGACTGCGCCAGCAAAAAGTGAACACACCGATTCTCATGCTGACGGCTAAAGATGACGAGTTCGATAAAGTGTTAGGGCTTGAACTTGGAGCGGACGACTATTTGACGAAACCGTTCAGCCCGCGCGAGGTCGTCGCGCGAGTGAAGGCGATTCTTCGACGCTCGACGCCGGCAGAAGTGGCGGCAGGTGATCAAGATGCGATTGAGATCGGGGACGTCAAAATCGTTCCTTCGAACTATGAAGTATTCAAAAAAGGTGAGCGGTTGGAATTGACGCCGAAAGAGTTCGAACTGCTCGCCTATCTCGCCAAAAACAAAGGCCGTGTCTTGACACGCGACCAACTGCTGTCGGCGATTTGGAACTATGATTTCGTCGGAGACACGCGGATCGTCGACGTTCACATTAGCCACTTGCGAGAAAAAATCGAGCCGGTGACGAAGAAGCCGACGTATATTAAAACAATTCGTGGTCTCGGATATAAGATGGAAGAACCGATGGCCGAATGA
- the pnpS gene encoding two-component system histidine kinase PnpS: MKTYRSRFLTTLILLVTGVLLTLGIVLGQLFKDFYLDSERDRLKEDAKLAALYLDGSELAEIQDYVGQIDDASSFDILLLNRRMEVIAGTPFRVGTFEYRIDAETISPDGEFGNATRDDLIQFTKPIELSSGETVYLSFIRYISDLENVYTRIWLTIAFALFFSFFIILFVLHNLTNQFIRPIDEATIVLRELADGNYRARVYELRNDEETGSLAGSINVLARNLETISLGEAVQRARLESLIEYMGAGLLLVDERGIVTLVNRSYRDMFQYDELMIGQFYHGILPSPDVETLIEDVYLTEEPHRRQLSIRTGFNQRTYMVSAAPIFSDTGMLRGTTLLFNDISELKRLEKMRKDFVANVSHELKTPLTSIRGFSETLLDGAKEVPELRDQFLDIIQKEATRMQMLVEDLLELSRLEREDFHLEFAPVQLNQLVEEVCLVLSQKAEKKSIHLETRHDGEVILQADLNRIKQVIMNLVANAINYSPEESLVEIAVERKEQTARLIVKDNGIGIDPKEVGRIFERFYRVDKARSRNSGGTGLGLAIVKHIVDLHHATIEVDSVEGEGTTFTIEFPLP, encoded by the coding sequence ATGAAGACGTATCGTTCGCGTTTCTTGACGACGCTCATCTTGCTCGTGACCGGAGTGCTACTCACGCTCGGCATCGTGCTCGGTCAGTTGTTTAAAGATTTCTATTTGGACTCGGAGCGCGACCGGTTGAAAGAGGATGCGAAGCTCGCCGCGTTATATCTCGATGGGAGTGAGTTGGCAGAGATTCAAGACTACGTCGGCCAAATCGACGACGCGAGCAGTTTTGACATCCTATTGCTCAATCGGCGCATGGAAGTGATTGCCGGGACGCCGTTTCGGGTGGGGACGTTTGAATACCGCATCGACGCAGAGACGATCTCACCGGATGGAGAATTCGGGAATGCGACGCGGGACGACTTGATTCAATTCACGAAACCGATTGAGCTGTCTTCAGGTGAGACGGTCTACCTTAGTTTTATTCGGTATATTTCAGACTTAGAGAACGTCTACACGAGAATTTGGCTGACGATCGCGTTCGCGTTGTTCTTTTCATTCTTCATCATTTTATTCGTCCTCCACAATTTGACGAATCAGTTCATCCGACCGATCGATGAGGCGACGATCGTCTTAAGGGAGCTAGCCGACGGGAACTATCGGGCCCGAGTGTATGAGTTGCGGAACGACGAAGAGACGGGGAGTCTCGCCGGCTCGATCAACGTGCTCGCAAGAAACCTTGAAACGATCTCGCTCGGTGAGGCGGTACAACGGGCACGGCTCGAGTCGCTCATCGAATATATGGGGGCGGGGTTGTTGCTCGTCGATGAGCGAGGCATCGTCACGCTCGTCAACCGTTCATACCGGGATATGTTTCAGTATGATGAGCTGATGATTGGTCAGTTTTATCATGGCATCTTGCCAAGTCCGGACGTCGAGACGTTGATTGAGGACGTCTATTTGACGGAAGAACCGCATCGACGTCAGTTATCCATCCGGACCGGGTTCAATCAACGGACGTACATGGTATCGGCCGCGCCGATCTTTAGTGACACGGGCATGCTTCGCGGCACGACGCTACTGTTCAACGATATTAGCGAGTTGAAGCGACTTGAAAAAATGCGTAAAGATTTCGTCGCCAACGTGAGTCACGAGTTGAAAACACCGCTCACATCGATTCGCGGATTCAGCGAGACGCTTCTCGACGGGGCGAAAGAAGTTCCGGAACTAAGAGATCAGTTCCTCGATATCATCCAAAAAGAAGCGACACGCATGCAAATGCTCGTCGAGGACTTGCTCGAACTGTCACGGCTCGAGCGAGAAGATTTTCATCTAGAGTTCGCTCCGGTGCAGCTCAATCAACTGGTCGAGGAAGTCTGCCTCGTCTTAAGTCAAAAAGCCGAGAAGAAATCGATCCATCTTGAGACCCGGCACGACGGGGAAGTCATTTTACAAGCCGATTTGAATCGAATCAAACAAGTGATCATGAACCTTGTGGCGAACGCCATCAACTATTCGCCGGAAGAAAGTCTTGTCGAGATCGCGGTCGAACGGAAAGAGCAAACGGCGCGACTGATTGTCAAAGATAACGGTATCGGGATCGATCCAAAAGAAGTCGGTCGCATCTTCGAGCGGTTCTATCGAGTCGATAAGGCGAGGAGTCGTAATTCGGGAGGGACCGGACTCGGTCTAGCCATCGTCAAACATATCGTCGATCTGCATCATGCGACGATTGAAGTCGACAGTGTCGAAGGGGAAGGGACGACGTTCACGATCGAGTTCCCGCTCCCTTAA